Within the Pseudomonadota bacterium genome, the region CGCGAGCAGAAGGAGCACGCGGGCAAGGAGCGCGAGGCCAGGCCCAAGGGGCCGGCGGTCCGCGAGCAGAAGATAGGGGGCAAGGGCAAGGCGTGGGTGGCCAGGCGCGAGGAGGCTGCGGCGCCCGATGCGGAGGCCGAGAAGTTCGCCTCTGCGAAGGTCGAGCCTGAGACGCCGAAAGTGGAGGGATGAGAAGGCAGAAGCTGAGAAGCTGAGAAGCTGAGAACAGACAACTGATCACAGATCACCGATCACTGATCACTGATCACAGTTCACGGAGGAAACAGATGTCTATAACACCCGAGATGGTGAAGGAGCTGCGCGAGAAGACGGGCGCAGGGATGATGGACTGCAAAACGGCGCTGGCCGAATCGAGCGGCAACATGGACAGCGCGGTGGAGATACTGAGGAAGAAGGGGGTGGCCACGGCAGCCAGGAAGGCGGGGCGCACCGCGGCCGACGGCCTCATCGGGTATTCCATGTCGGACGACGCGAGGGTGGGGGTGCTGGTGGAGGTCAACTGCGAGACCGACTTCGTCACCAAGACCGACGACTTCCGCGCATACGTGGCAGAGCTGCCTGGGGTGATCCGCGACGCGAACCCGGCCGACCTCGACGCGCTGATGGGCGCGGCGTTCAGGGGGTCCACGGTTCGCGAGGCGCAGACAGCGCTGGTGGCGAAGATAGGCGAGAACCTCGGCGTGAGGCGGTTTTCCAGGGTCGAGGCCGACGCGAAGGGCAGGCTCGCGCAGTATATCCACGCGGGCTCCAAGATCGGCGTGATCGTGAAGTTCAGAGATCCCAACAGGAAGCTCGACGAAACGACGGCCCGCGAGGTCGCGATGCACGTGGCAGCCATGCACCCGCAGTACGTCAGGCGCGACGACGTACCGGAGTCGGTGATCTCCAAGGAGAAGGAGATCATGCTGGCCCAGATGGGCGAAACGAAGAAGCCGCCCGAGATCATGGACAAGATAGTCACGGGCAAGATGGGCAAGGTGTTCACCGAGATATGCCTAGAGGAGCAGATATTCGTGCGCGACCCGGACGGCAAGTCCACGGTGGGGAGGTGGCTGGCGAAGATCGACGACGGCATCAAGGTCGACTCGTTCGTGCGCCTTCAGGTAGGCGAGGGGGTAGAAAAGAGGAAGGAGTAGGCTTCCCATGAAATACAAGAGGGTTCTGCTCAAGCTCTCGGGCGAGGCGCTCGGTCTCCGCGGCAGGCAGGGCGGGATCGGCCTCGACTCAGCCGACGCGATAGCGGGGGAGATAGAGGCTGTCTCGAAGGCGGGCGCAGAGGTCTCGGTGGTGATCGGCGGGGGCAACATATTCCGCGGCGCCGTGGCCGCCGAGGGAGGCGCCATCGAGCAGGCCCAGGCGGACATGATGGGCATGCTCGCCACCGTGATAAACGGCCTGGCCCTCCAGTCGGCGCTCGAGCGGCGCGGCCTCGACGCGAGGCTTCTCACCGCCATCTCCATGCCCCAGATCGCCGAGCCGTTCATCCGGCGCCGCGCGCTCGCGCACCTCGCCAGGGGCAGGGTCCTGGTCTTCGCGGGGGGGACCGGCAGCCCGTTCTTCTCGACCGACACCGCGGCCGCGCTCCGGGCGGTGGAGATCAACGCGGAGGTCATCCTCAAGGGCACCAAGGTGGACGGCGTGTACTCCGCGGATCCGGTCAAGGAGCCAAAGGCCGAGCGGTTCGATAGCCTGACATTCGTCGACGTCCTGAGCAGGCGCCTGAAGGTGATGGACGCCACCGCGATATCCATGTGCATGGAACACAACCTCCCCATCATCGTCTTCGACATCTTCAAGCCGAAGAACCTCATGAGCGCGGTGAAGGGGGAAAAAACGGGGACCATAATCTATGGATAACACAGTGTTCGACAAGTCGCAGGAGAAGATGAAGAAGGCGCTGGAGGCGTTCCGCCACGAGCTTTCGAAGCTCCGCACGGGCCGGGCGTCGCTCGCGGTGCTCGACGACGTGAGGGTCGAGTACTACGGGACTCAGACGCCGCTCAACCAGCTCGCCACGATGTCGGTCCCGGACCCGCGAACCATCGTCATTCAGCCGTGGGACCACTCGGCTGCCTCCGCCATCGAGAAGGCGATCCAGAAGGCGGACCTGGGCCTCAACCCGGCCAACGACGGCAAGGTCATCAGGCTCCCGGTGCCGCCGCTGAACGAGGAGCGCCGCATCGAGCTCGTGAAGGTCATCAAGAAGCACGGGGAGGACTGCAAGGTCATAGTCCGCAACGTCCGCCGCGACGCGAACGAGGAGCTCAAGGTCCTCAAGAAGGCGAGCGAGATCACCGAGGACGAGGAGCGCAAGGCCCACGATCGGGTGCAGAAGCTCACCGACGACTTCATCAAGCAGGTCGACGATGCGATCGCCCACAAGGAAAAGGACGTGATGCAGCTCTGATGCGGCGGATACCCAGGCACATAGCGATCATAATGGACGGCAACGGCCGGTGGGCGAAGGAGCGCGACCTCCCGCGCGCCGAGGGCCACCGCATGGGCGCCGAGGCCATCGAGCGGATCGTCAGCGCCTGCCGCTACCGCGGAGTGAAGTACGTGACGCTCTACGCCTTCTCCGAGGAGAACTGGCAGAGGCCCTCCGAGGAGGTCCTCTCGCTCATGCAGCTGATGCGCCACTTCCTCGTGGTCAAGCGCCCCGAGATGGTGAAGGAGGGCACGCGCTTCCGGGTGATCGGCGACGTGGAGAGGCTGCCGGCCGACGTGAGGCAGGAGATCGCGGAGACCGTGGAGGCGACCGCGCGCGGCCGGAACATAACCCTGGTCGTGGCGCTGTCGTACGGCGGCAGGCAGGAGATCGTGAGGGCGGTCAACAGGTTGATCGGCTCGGGGGCCTCCGATGTCACGGTGGAGTCGCTCTCCGGGGCGCTCGACACGGCCGGCATGCCGGACCCGGACCTCCTCGTGCGCACCAGCGGCGAGATGAGGGTGAGCAACTTCCTGCTCTGGCAGATCGCATACACCGAGCTCTACATCACCGACAGGCCCTGGCCGGAGTTCGACGAGGCGGAGCTCGACAGGGCGATAGAATCCTACAAGGCGAGGGAGCGCAGGTTCGGGCTCACCGACGAGCAGCTTCTCTAGCACGGGGTGCGGATGAAAAGGGTTGTGGTGGCGATCGTCCTCGGCGCGCTGGTCCTGGCCGCCGTGCTCTGGCTCCCGGCCTGGGCGCTTGCCGCGCTCATATTCGGCGCCGCCGCGGCCGGCCTCGCCGAGTACTCCAGGATGTTCTTCGCCGACAGGGTCGAGCGATGGGCGACCTTCGCGGCCGGCGCGCTGCTCGCGCTGTGGATGATGGGCCCCGCCCCCTGGCGCAAGGCGGCGGCCCTCGGGATAGTCGCGGCGCTCTTCGCGCTCGCCCTGGTGTTCATGGTCAGGGCGCGGGCTCTCGATCGGGTCGCGGAGAGGCTGGGGCTCGCCCTCATGGGCGCTATCTACCTCGGCGTCGCGTTCCCGATCTGGTCATGGTTTCTCAGGATGCACAGCGGAAGGGCGCTGATCCTCATCGCGATCGTTCCCGCCTGCCTGTGCGACGTGTTCGGCCTCGTCGCCGGCAAGGCGTTCGGCAGGCACAAGCTCGCGCCCTCCGTGAGCCCCAACAAGACCGTGGAGGGGCTCGCGGGCTCGCTCGTCGGTTCCGCCGTCGGGGTCGCTGCGGTGCGCTTCGCGATGCTGCCTGAGCTCTCGCTCGCATTCGCGGCCGTGCTCGCCCTCGTGGTGTGGATCGTGTCGCCGCTGGGCGATCTGATCGAGTCGATGCTGAAGCGCAGCTGCGGGCTGAAGGACTCGGGCAGCGTCATACCGGGGCACGGGGGGCTGCTCGACCGCCTCGACGCGCTGATATTCACCGCGCCGGCCGCGTACGCCTATTTCAGATACGTAGTCGGGATGTGAAGGGACATATGAAAAAAATCTCGATACTAGGAAGCACCGGATCGATCGGCCAGAGCACCCTGGACGTCGTGGCGCGCAACCCCGACCGCTTCGAGGTGGTGGGGCTTGCCGAGGGCCACGACGTGGAGCTGCTCGCCCGTCAGATAGAGCGGTTCAGGCCGGCGGTGGTCTCGGTCCGCGACGCCCAATCGGCAGCGAGGCTCAGGGAGATCGTCCGCGGCCACATGCCCGAGATCCTCTTCGGCATCGAGGGCGCGTGCCGCGTGGCCGAGGCCCCCGAGGCCGCCCTCGTGGTCTCCGCCATCGTCGGGGCTGCGGGGCTTCTGCCCACGCTGCGCGCGATCGAGGCGCGCAAGAACGTCGCGCTCGCCAACAAGGAGACCATGGTGGTGGCCGGCGCGCTGGTATCGAGTTCCGCCGCGCGCATGGGAGTCGCGATACTCCCGGTGGACAGCGAGCACGCGGCAATACACCAGTCGCTCGCCGGGCACCGCCGCGAGGACGTGACCGCCCTCCATCTCACCGCCTCGGGAGGGCCTTTCCTCAGGGCGAGCATGGACCAGATCCGCGCCGCCACCCCAAAGCAGGCGATCGCCCACCCCCGCTGGAACATGGGCGCCAAGATCACGATCGACTCCGCCACGCTCATGAACAAGGGGCTCGAGGTCATGGAGGCGCGCTGGCTCTTCTCCGTGCCGCAGGAGAAGATCCGGGTGATCGTGCACCCGCAGAGCATCGTGCACTCGCTCGTGGAGTACCGCGACGGCTGCGTGATGGCGCAGCTGGGCATGCCGGACATGAGGGCCCCGATCGCCTACGCGATATCGTGGCCCGAGCGCGTGGAGAGCGGCTGTCCCAGGCTCGACCTCGCCGCGGTGAAGAGCCTCACCTTCGAGGAACCGGACCTCGCGAGGTTCCCGTGCCTCTCGCTCGCATACCA harbors:
- a CDS encoding phosphatidate cytidylyltransferase codes for the protein MKRVVVAIVLGALVLAAVLWLPAWALAALIFGAAAAGLAEYSRMFFADRVERWATFAAGALLALWMMGPAPWRKAAALGIVAALFALALVFMVRARALDRVAERLGLALMGAIYLGVAFPIWSWFLRMHSGRALILIAIVPACLCDVFGLVAGKAFGRHKLAPSVSPNKTVEGLAGSLVGSAVGVAAVRFAMLPELSLAFAAVLALVVWIVSPLGDLIESMLKRSCGLKDSGSVIPGHGGLLDRLDALIFTAPAAYAYFRYVVGM
- a CDS encoding UMP kinase, which codes for MKYKRVLLKLSGEALGLRGRQGGIGLDSADAIAGEIEAVSKAGAEVSVVIGGGNIFRGAVAAEGGAIEQAQADMMGMLATVINGLALQSALERRGLDARLLTAISMPQIAEPFIRRRALAHLARGRVLVFAGGTGSPFFSTDTAAALRAVEINAEVILKGTKVDGVYSADPVKEPKAERFDSLTFVDVLSRRLKVMDATAISMCMEHNLPIIVFDIFKPKNLMSAVKGEKTGTIIYG
- the frr gene encoding ribosome recycling factor, producing the protein MDNTVFDKSQEKMKKALEAFRHELSKLRTGRASLAVLDDVRVEYYGTQTPLNQLATMSVPDPRTIVIQPWDHSAASAIEKAIQKADLGLNPANDGKVIRLPVPPLNEERRIELVKVIKKHGEDCKVIVRNVRRDANEELKVLKKASEITEDEERKAHDRVQKLTDDFIKQVDDAIAHKEKDVMQL
- a CDS encoding elongation factor Ts gives rise to the protein MSITPEMVKELREKTGAGMMDCKTALAESSGNMDSAVEILRKKGVATAARKAGRTAADGLIGYSMSDDARVGVLVEVNCETDFVTKTDDFRAYVAELPGVIRDANPADLDALMGAAFRGSTVREAQTALVAKIGENLGVRRFSRVEADAKGRLAQYIHAGSKIGVIVKFRDPNRKLDETTAREVAMHVAAMHPQYVRRDDVPESVISKEKEIMLAQMGETKKPPEIMDKIVTGKMGKVFTEICLEEQIFVRDPDGKSTVGRWLAKIDDGIKVDSFVRLQVGEGVEKRKE
- the uppS gene encoding di-trans,poly-cis-decaprenylcistransferase, translating into MRRIPRHIAIIMDGNGRWAKERDLPRAEGHRMGAEAIERIVSACRYRGVKYVTLYAFSEENWQRPSEEVLSLMQLMRHFLVVKRPEMVKEGTRFRVIGDVERLPADVRQEIAETVEATARGRNITLVVALSYGGRQEIVRAVNRLIGSGASDVTVESLSGALDTAGMPDPDLLVRTSGEMRVSNFLLWQIAYTELYITDRPWPEFDEAELDRAIESYKARERRFGLTDEQLL
- a CDS encoding 1-deoxy-D-xylulose-5-phosphate reductoisomerase, which encodes MKKISILGSTGSIGQSTLDVVARNPDRFEVVGLAEGHDVELLARQIERFRPAVVSVRDAQSAARLREIVRGHMPEILFGIEGACRVAEAPEAALVVSAIVGAAGLLPTLRAIEARKNVALANKETMVVAGALVSSSAARMGVAILPVDSEHAAIHQSLAGHRREDVTALHLTASGGPFLRASMDQIRAATPKQAIAHPRWNMGAKITIDSATLMNKGLEVMEARWLFSVPQEKIRVIVHPQSIVHSLVEYRDGCVMAQLGMPDMRAPIAYAISWPERVESGCPRLDLAAVKSLTFEEPDLARFPCLSLAYQALQEGDSMPAVLNAANEVAVEAFLDGRIGFMEIARVVDETMSAHDKAPADTLDMILEADRWAREHARGIL